CCCTCACGAAAGCTGAAGAGGCACTGGGTCCTGGCAGCAGGGAAGTTCTCAGCACTCGTGTCTGTAACAATGAAGGACGTTACAGGAAGGATGCAgtccctgccagctcccagaCGGTGGGAGGTCACACTGATCACACACCCAAGGCAGGCAGAAAGCAACTGCTAGCTCTGCACACACCAAAGTACCTAGCAGCATCCAATGCAGCACGTTCAACCTTGCACCTTGTGGAGCTGCTCGCTGGCTGGAGCTGACAGCACTTCAGAAGCTCCCTCATACACTTtcaccttcctcctcttctgtgCTCTGAGAGCTTTTGTCCTCGGAGGGCAGAAGAGGCTGGTGCTGACACGAGTGATGTCTGTCTGCGCCCCTCCATGCCGTGCGCAGGTCTGCCCTGCCTTGCTGCAGGAAGAGGGGCAGGAGGTCTGGGCTGAAGGGCACGTCCCTGAAGGCGTGAAGGAGGAAGATGCCAGACACGATGGTGAGGAAGCCGCTGATGGTGCCAATGATGTTGTCTAGCACCATGTGTTGCCACTCCTTGAAGAGGATGGCGGAACATGTCATGACTGAGGTGGTGAACAGCACATAGTAAATGGGAGTGACCACGGATGTGTTGAAGATATCCAGGGCTTTGTTCAGGTAGTTGATCTGCACGCTGATGCAGATCACCAGGCACACCAGAAGCACCCAGCCCAGCGGTTCTTTCAGGACTGGCTTCCCAGCAAACAGTTCTTTCAGGGCAATCCCCAAGCCTTTGACACACGATACAGAAAGTGAGCCGATGGCAGAGCAGACCAAAACATAAACCAAGACGTTGCTCCGTCCGTAACGGGGTccagccacaaagatgagcaggaGGGAGCTCACCAGGACGCACACAGCAAACACAATGAATCCTTGGAGAAAGAATAATTAAAGGCTCTATCAGAATGGAGAACAGTAGtcccagtgacagaacaacaAGCAGGGCAGTGGCACACCCAGAACCTAGGGCATTACTAGCTGCTGGGGGCATGCTGACCAAGAAGGGGGGGGCACAGCCCTACAGGAGCACcgtgcaggagggcagcaggaagCTAAATGCTGCAGGGTGTGGTGGGAAAGAGAGTCCTCATCAGTCTAGTCAAGCTGTTCCCTCCCCAGTACTGTTATTTCCAAGTCTGAAATTGACATGATGCCTTTCATTTAGCTACCTGGATCTTTCAGCTTCTCTGCCATCGACTCCAGGCTGGAAACCTCTTCTTCCTGAGGAGCGTGGATTACCATCACCGTGGAGCCCAGGATGCTTAGGACACAGCCAATCTTGCCATGAACATTCAGCTGCTCATTCAGGAAGGTGGAAGACAGAACCGCactgaaaaatcaaatcaaaacaacaacaacaaacaaaacaagaaaggcCTAGCAGTTAGGAATGGAACATCTGAGGGAAGAgacagaggaaagcagagcagctttcaCCATTTAGGGTGGTAGGTGAGGTAAGGATGGTTCTGAGGCTGCTTACCTAACGAGGACACTCAGAGCACCCAGCGGAGTTACCAGCGTTGCAGGGGCAAAGGCATAGGCAGCAAAATTTGCTGCTTCTCCAATTCCCACTGCAAGAGAAACTCTGTCAGGTGAACATCAGAGTAAAGAGCAGTTCAGTGTAATACAAATGTATGTGCAGGCAGAAGATTTCCCATGTGCAACCAGGAGAGGACAGTGCCAGCCAGAACAAGCCGAAGCTTTTCCCTCTAGGACACAGGAGGCTCCTGGTGACGGGTGGTTATCCCCAGCCACACGTGGCCATCCAGCTAAGCAATAACAAGAGAAACACCTTTACATGTCCTCAAAGCTGAAAGGAGCTTTGGCTCATTACTTTTTCTAAGTTAATCTCTGCTGGAAAGGTTCTTAGGGCTTTTTGCAGGGTAAATCAAGCGTCACGTTTGACAAGCATGCAGCCGAGCTGCTGGATCAGTGTTAGCTGCCGTGCTGATGAGCATCACCTGACTGCAGGGTTTGGGCAGGGTCAGGAGCACTGACTCAACCCAGTCAGACCAGTTCCTCCGTTCCATTTTAGCAGGGCTTCAAAATAATTTAGAGTTATAATTAGATCAACATCCCCACACGTTCAGGAGATAAAAATCAAACAGTTCAGCAATCCTAGGATGGCTGcgttgaaagggacctcaaaggtcGGTCAGTTCCcatcccctgctgcaggcagggctgcccagcactCAGCCAGCCGGGCACCAGAGGGATGCGCAGCCCGGCTCCGGGCTGCACCGTGCACGAAGGCTGCAGGGAAATCCCCTCGGAGCACAGGCCGAGcactcccagctcccagcccttccccgcagcagagctgctccaaccctCGAGCATCCTCGTGGGTTCCTCCCGACCCTTCCTGCGTTCTGGATGCAACGCGGGACctcaggagggcagagcagaggcacagcCCCTCTCCCGGCGTCCCTCCTCCCCCCGTCGGCGCTGGGTTCAatcctgctgctcagcctttccCGAGCTCTCGGTActcactgcacagcagccctgcccaccaCAGCCACTCCCGCAGGTACGCGTGCCCTCCGTGCCCTGCGGGGAGAAACGGACGCGGCAATGAAGGCGCCGCGCAGCCGCAGGCGGAGCCCCGCTCGGAGTCGGCTCGGGCCGTACCTGCCCTGGGACGACCGCGGCCGCACAGGCGGAGCAGCCCCTTCTTCTTCAGGATAAAGCTGCCCCCGATGAAGACGCTGGAAGCCAAAGCCAACCCCAGCCCCACGTAAAAGCCGTGCCGACCTCCCGCCGGCCCCATGGTGCCTCCGGTCCGCCGCGATGGCTTTCCCCCAGCACGGAAcgggcggtgcggggctgcgAGCAGCCCGGACGGCACACGGCGCTCCGCCCCGGCATCGCCCCGCCCGGCGTTGCGCGGAGCGGCGGCCGGAGCTGAGGGTTGCTTCGGGAGCCAGGCCGGGCCCGGCGCTTTTATGGATCCGCTTCCAGCCGTGGAGTTCTCGGCTCCATCTTGTTGTTTCCTTTAAGGCGAGAGGCAAAAAGGATGAGTAAGAGCAAGGACGACGCTCCGCATGAGCTGGAGAGCCAATTCGTGCTGCGGCTGC
The Lagopus muta isolate bLagMut1 chromosome 13, bLagMut1 primary, whole genome shotgun sequence genome window above contains:
- the LOC125699748 gene encoding magnesium transporter NIPA2-like isoform X2, with translation MGPAGGRHGFYVGLGLALASSVFIGGSFILKKKGLLRLCGRGRPRAVGIGEAANFAAYAFAPATLVTPLGALSVLVSAVLSSTFLNEQLNVHGKIGCVLSILGSTVMVIHAPQEEEVSSLESMAEKLKDPGFIVFAVCVLVSSLLLIFVAGPRYGRSNVLVYVLVCSAIGSLSVSCVKGLGIALKELFAGKPVLKEPLGWVLLVCLVICISVQINYLNKALDIFNTSVVTPIYYVLFTTSVMTCSAILFKEWQHMVLDNIIGTISGFLTIVSGIFLLHAFRDVPFSPDLLPLFLQQGRADLRTAWRGADRHHSCQHQPLLPSEDKSSQSTEEEEGESV
- the LOC125699748 gene encoding magnesium transporter NIPA2-like isoform X1, whose translation is MGPAGGRHGFYVGLGLALASSVFIGGSFILKKKGLLRLCGRGRPRAGHGGHAYLREWLWWAGLLCMGIGEAANFAAYAFAPATLVTPLGALSVLVSAVLSSTFLNEQLNVHGKIGCVLSILGSTVMVIHAPQEEEVSSLESMAEKLKDPGFIVFAVCVLVSSLLLIFVAGPRYGRSNVLVYVLVCSAIGSLSVSCVKGLGIALKELFAGKPVLKEPLGWVLLVCLVICISVQINYLNKALDIFNTSVVTPIYYVLFTTSVMTCSAILFKEWQHMVLDNIIGTISGFLTIVSGIFLLHAFRDVPFSPDLLPLFLQQGRADLRTAWRGADRHHSCQHQPLLPSEDKSSQSTEEEEGESV